Genomic window (uncultured Hyphomonas sp.):
CGGGCCCCCGGTCAGGATCGTGTCGTGGAACTCGACGAAATCGAAATCCGGCCCCAGCACGCGCTCAGCCCGTTCGCGCAGGTCCAGTATCCGCTTGCGGCCGATCCAGTAGGCCGCCGCCTGGCCAGGCCAGACCGTATAGCGATCGACCTCCTGAGCCATCGGGCCTTCCGGCTGGCCGGTCACGGTCACGAGATAGTCGATGGCGTCCTGCCGGGTCCACTGCATGCGGTGGATGCCGGTGTCGGCGACGAGGCGCGCCGCACGGAACAGCATGGACTGGAGATAGCCAACCCTGGCCAGAGGATCGTCATGGTATAGTCCGACATCGTCCGCCAGAGTCTCGGCATAGACACCCCAGCCCTCGCCATAAGCCACGTTCCAGATCATCTGCCGGATCAGCGGCAGGCGGGCCTGTTCGGCCGTCAGCGCGCTTTCCAGATGGTGTCCCGGAACCGTCTCGTGGAAGACCAGCGTTGCCAGCGTAAAGGCCGGCCAGTCGGTCATGTCGGCGAGGTTGATTTCGAACAGGCCGGGCGCGGTGCCGTTGGCCGGAGCGGCGGAATAGAAGGCCGCCGGGGCAGAAGCTTCCAGGAATTCCGGCACGGCGCGCAGGGCGACTTTCGTGCGCGGCACGGTCGAGACGATGCCGGGCAGGGCGGCTTCAGCCCGGTCGAGATAGGTCTGCATCAGGGCCAGCAGGGCAGCGCGGCCCTCCGGCGTCGCATCGAAGATCTGGTCCGGCTCTGCCGACAGCAGCGTCAGACGCTCCGCTGCGCTGCCTTCGGTCAGGCCCGCTTCGAACAGGGCGAGCTCCAGTTCCGCCGTCAGCCGGTCCACTTCGCTGAGGCCCAGCACGTGCAGGTCTTCGGCGGAGATGCCCTGATCGGTGTAGGCCTGCAGGGCGGAAGTGTAATAGGCGTCGCCATCGGCCTGCTGCCACACGCCGGGCTGCGAGGGCGCATCGGCCTGCAGCGCGGTGAACGCGTCGGCAAGGTGACGGTAGGCAGGCTGGATCTCCTGACCGACAATGCGTTTCGCGCGGGTCAGGATGTCCTCGGCCTCTTCAAGGCTGATGTCTTCCGGTCCGGACAGCTGGCTTTCCAGGGTCGTGATCAGGACATGCGTGTCGGCCGGGCCTTCGGCGAATTTCAGCGCGACGTCGCGCATGCGGCCCAGAATGAAGTCGGGCGGCACAATGCCGGACCGGGCATCGGCTTCAAGGCGCCGGCGCTCGTCCTCCATCGCGTCTGCAAACTGGGCGAGCCGGTCGACATAGGCACGCGCCTCGGCGGCAGACCGCACCGGGTGGGCCCGGCTCAGAAGGTCCGGCACGTCGATATAGGCGCCGCGCATATGATCCATCACATAGGGATAGGAGACACCCAGACCCGTCTGGCCGTGACCGGCGACGAACAGGGATTCGGCAGTCTCATAGGCGGCGGTGACCGTATCGAGGTGGCGGGCCTGCGGGCTGCCCTCGGCAGGGCGGGGGGTGGCAGCCAGGACTTCCAGGATTTCCAGCCGGCTGACCCGGCGCCGCTCATAGGCCGCCTGCGACCGGTCCGTCAGATAGCGGTTGAACGGGTAGCCGACGGCGTCTTCGGACAGGCCGAGCCGCGTGGCGAGTTCCGGATCGGCGGCCAGTTCCGTCATCGCAATCGATTGCAGCGTCTGGTCCACTTCGCGGGCGATGCGCCGGGGCGTGCCGGCATCATCGACCTGCGGACCGCAGGCCGCGAGAGAGGCTCCGGCGGCGAGCCCGGCAAGCACGCTGCGGCGGCGGATCAGAAAACGCGTGTCAGACGTGGATTTCATGACAGTTTTTTACTTCGCTCTCACTGCAGTTCACGCTGGTTCGGGAGTTGTAGCCAGTGTTTATTTCCGGTAGGCAAACGCCCAATTATCCCAGATCGGAGAGACACACGTGAACACGCCTCCCGCAGCAGGCCAACCGGCCCTTACAGGTCAGGTCCTTTTCTACAAGCAGCCGCAGCCGCTGTCTCCGGAAGAACATGCCGGTCTCGGCGTCAAGCAGATCGACCAGCCGTTCGGCTTCATGCGCGAAGCGCACGCCATCCCGGTGACCGTCACGGAATTCGGCCTGTGCGCCAGTTCTTTCCCGGTGATCTTTGTCGGTGATGACCGCACGCCGGTTGCCGTCATGGGCATCCGTCAGGGCCAGAACCTCTATGTCGGCGAAGATGGCCGTATCGTGGAAGACTATTACGTGCCGGCCTTTGCCCGCCGTTATCCATTCGTCTTCGCCTCGGATGATAATTCCGATCGCCTGATCCTCTGCGTCGACCGCCAGGCGCCGATGGTGACCAACCAGCCGGAAGTGCCTTTCTTCGAGAATGGCCAGCCGACCAAGTTCACCAATGATGCGATTGAATTCTGTAAGGAATTCGAGCGTCAGCGCCGGGCAACATCCGATTTCGTGAAGATGATCCGCGATCTCGACCTGTTCGAGCAGAAGACGGTCACCTTCCAGCCGCGCAATCCGGACGGCACCGAAGCCGGCCCGCCGCAGAAAATCGCGGACTATTGGGCGATCTCCGAAGAGCGCTTCAATGCGCTTCCGGACGACAAGTTCATGGAACTGAAGAACAATGGCGCCATCGGTGCTGTCTATGCGCACATGGTGTCGCTGCTGAACTGGCAGCGCGTCATCCAGCGCGCCATGCGCATTCCGGTGTCTCCGAACCCGCAGCCGGCCAACGTCTGATCGGTACACATTGCGCAACAAGATTGAAGGCGGCCTTTCGGGGCCGCCTTTTTTCTTGCAGCGGAGAGGCATGAACTGCCTTCACGCTTCCGCGAGGCCCTTCTTTCGTAAGACATTTGCGGGCATATGGGCGG
Coding sequences:
- a CDS encoding SapC family protein, translated to MNTPPAAGQPALTGQVLFYKQPQPLSPEEHAGLGVKQIDQPFGFMREAHAIPVTVTEFGLCASSFPVIFVGDDRTPVAVMGIRQGQNLYVGEDGRIVEDYYVPAFARRYPFVFASDDNSDRLILCVDRQAPMVTNQPEVPFFENGQPTKFTNDAIEFCKEFERQRRATSDFVKMIRDLDLFEQKTVTFQPRNPDGTEAGPPQKIADYWAISEERFNALPDDKFMELKNNGAIGAVYAHMVSLLNWQRVIQRAMRIPVSPNPQPANV
- a CDS encoding DUF885 domain-containing protein is translated as MKSTSDTRFLIRRRSVLAGLAAGASLAACGPQVDDAGTPRRIAREVDQTLQSIAMTELAADPELATRLGLSEDAVGYPFNRYLTDRSQAAYERRRVSRLEILEVLAATPRPAEGSPQARHLDTVTAAYETAESLFVAGHGQTGLGVSYPYVMDHMRGAYIDVPDLLSRAHPVRSAAEARAYVDRLAQFADAMEDERRRLEADARSGIVPPDFILGRMRDVALKFAEGPADTHVLITTLESQLSGPEDISLEEAEDILTRAKRIVGQEIQPAYRHLADAFTALQADAPSQPGVWQQADGDAYYTSALQAYTDQGISAEDLHVLGLSEVDRLTAELELALFEAGLTEGSAAERLTLLSAEPDQIFDATPEGRAALLALMQTYLDRAEAALPGIVSTVPRTKVALRAVPEFLEASAPAAFYSAAPANGTAPGLFEINLADMTDWPAFTLATLVFHETVPGHHLESALTAEQARLPLIRQMIWNVAYGEGWGVYAETLADDVGLYHDDPLARVGYLQSMLFRAARLVADTGIHRMQWTRQDAIDYLVTVTGQPEGPMAQEVDRYTVWPGQAAAYWIGRKRILDLRERAERVLGPDFDFVEFHDTILTGGPRPLSILEEDIARWYTAKIRK